A genomic region of Gemmata massiliana contains the following coding sequences:
- a CDS encoding tetratricopeptide repeat protein: protein MAPAPLNNQLWDRLAALRPSDLNVQLTRFDLALSAGDEDKITNALRAIRKVNGETDSTARLCQAIYLIWRAQHKKDTAGLDEAAALLTNLERERNEWARVAYAQALIHDLRGHHDSALAKYRQAFKYGETSPDAIRRLLELLRGNNNLDEIASVLQKVALPENVTSQRIAAEAALHAGDMARAIELADRAVLANSTNPADYIWQGQIYFGAGSHHKAEAALRKATALRPESPDGWLPLIQYFVLTKGAGEAEKTLDEAQGKVAPPERSLFLGSAYALLGKEDKAREAYARARAERSEHPGTVRAEAVFLYQHPKLDLDRKNADAIEAFRRLLTLPAASADDRDYARQMIAICFASSPDYAVSRQALSELGLLQGDQLRPLTGTESPAEIRTRVLALAFQRDRESRLAAIDLIEKSGSVPTSDDQFLLAQLYRSVGKDRKVREVMSNLLVKNNRVTRYIQFYAGWLLQIGDHRAAEEWVNRLAELQPESLVTAELRARLAVARGNSNAARSIIVPRASGPDAPVLVIARVCESLKLYEDAEQLFQRVVEKTKEKQPDAPLLLAAFYGRRGQTAAALRICDEVRKKAPILMVAKVAVEALYDNSAPSRADTEHVAAWLSDAITGASGTTKAILVQLLASVRNLQGDYASAMKLYADAISVNDRDALALNNLAFLVSAKDGDHRRALDLIERAKKARGPIMDILDTEALIRIEKGDFEPAQKLLDVVAAEAPSGTAFYHLARVELALGHKVEAKSAWQRAQDLGIKLADLHPLERPEFARVSALLK, encoded by the coding sequence ATGGCCCCGGCACCACTGAATAACCAGCTCTGGGACCGTCTTGCTGCGCTTCGCCCGTCCGACCTCAACGTCCAACTGACCCGCTTTGATCTCGCCCTCAGTGCTGGAGACGAGGACAAAATCACAAACGCTCTGCGCGCGATCCGCAAGGTCAATGGTGAAACCGACTCCACAGCGCGCCTGTGCCAAGCGATCTATTTGATCTGGCGCGCCCAACACAAAAAAGACACCGCTGGCCTCGACGAGGCCGCGGCCCTCCTTACCAACTTGGAGCGCGAGCGGAACGAGTGGGCCCGAGTGGCTTATGCCCAAGCACTGATTCACGATCTGCGCGGCCACCACGATTCCGCTCTCGCGAAGTACCGGCAAGCGTTCAAGTACGGCGAAACGAGTCCCGACGCCATCCGGCGGTTGCTGGAACTGCTTCGAGGCAACAACAACCTCGACGAAATTGCGAGTGTTCTCCAAAAGGTCGCTCTACCAGAAAACGTAACCTCTCAACGGATCGCGGCCGAAGCGGCCCTTCATGCCGGCGACATGGCCCGAGCCATCGAACTCGCGGACCGGGCCGTGCTCGCGAACTCGACGAACCCCGCCGATTACATTTGGCAAGGACAAATTTACTTCGGCGCGGGGAGCCATCACAAAGCCGAAGCCGCGCTCCGCAAAGCGACTGCACTCCGACCGGAATCCCCGGATGGGTGGTTGCCCCTGATCCAGTATTTCGTCCTCACCAAAGGCGCGGGCGAGGCGGAAAAGACTCTGGACGAGGCCCAAGGTAAAGTGGCCCCACCCGAACGTTCCCTATTCCTTGGTTCGGCCTATGCACTTCTCGGAAAAGAGGACAAGGCCCGTGAGGCATACGCGCGAGCGCGAGCCGAGCGCTCGGAGCATCCCGGAACGGTCCGGGCCGAAGCGGTATTTCTGTACCAGCACCCGAAACTTGACTTGGACCGAAAGAACGCGGACGCGATCGAAGCGTTCCGCCGCCTACTTACTCTCCCGGCGGCCTCCGCAGACGACAGAGACTATGCCCGCCAAATGATCGCGATCTGTTTCGCTTCTAGCCCCGATTACGCAGTTTCGCGCCAAGCCCTATCGGAACTCGGTCTGTTGCAGGGAGATCAGTTGCGCCCGCTCACAGGGACTGAGTCCCCAGCGGAGATCCGAACCCGGGTTCTGGCGCTCGCATTTCAGCGCGATCGCGAGAGTCGGTTGGCGGCCATTGATTTGATCGAAAAATCTGGAAGCGTTCCGACATCAGACGATCAATTCCTGCTCGCTCAACTGTACCGCTCGGTCGGCAAAGATCGCAAGGTTCGCGAAGTTATGAGCAATTTGCTTGTAAAGAACAACCGAGTCACTCGCTACATCCAGTTCTATGCAGGGTGGCTGCTCCAAATCGGGGATCACCGTGCGGCAGAAGAATGGGTAAACCGCCTCGCCGAACTGCAACCCGAATCCCTTGTAACCGCGGAACTTCGTGCCCGACTCGCGGTTGCCAGAGGAAACTCGAACGCGGCGCGGTCCATCATCGTCCCGCGGGCGAGTGGCCCCGACGCCCCGGTCTTGGTGATCGCCCGTGTGTGCGAGAGCCTGAAGCTCTACGAGGACGCCGAACAGTTGTTCCAGCGCGTGGTGGAGAAGACCAAAGAAAAACAACCAGACGCACCGCTCCTGCTCGCTGCGTTCTACGGGCGCCGAGGGCAAACGGCCGCCGCTCTCCGGATCTGTGACGAGGTGCGGAAAAAGGCGCCGATACTGATGGTGGCGAAGGTCGCTGTCGAGGCCCTTTACGACAATTCCGCTCCGTCGCGCGCGGACACGGAACACGTGGCCGCGTGGCTCAGTGACGCGATCACCGGCGCGAGCGGGACGACCAAAGCAATACTCGTTCAACTTCTCGCCTCGGTTCGCAACCTCCAAGGAGATTACGCGAGCGCCATGAAACTGTATGCCGACGCGATCAGCGTCAACGACAGAGACGCTTTGGCTCTGAATAATCTAGCATTCCTCGTATCGGCCAAAGACGGGGACCACCGCCGGGCACTGGACCTGATCGAGCGGGCCAAAAAAGCCCGTGGACCGATCATGGATATACTTGACACGGAGGCACTGATTCGGATCGAGAAAGGAGATTTCGAGCCCGCACAGAAGTTGCTTGATGTGGTCGCAGCCGAAGCCCCGAGCGGCACTGCGTTCTACCACCTCGCACGAGTGGAACTCGCGCTGGGACACAAGGTCGAAGCGAAATCTGCCTGGCAACGCGCTCAGGATTTGGGAATCAAACTCGCTGACTTGCACCCGCTCGAGCGTCCCGAGTTTGCTCGCGTGTCGGCCCTTTTGAAGTAG
- a CDS encoding tetratricopeptide repeat protein gives MQLKINWRFLAKFSAVTLLILIVVHFTHGWQASRQVGAFLRQADAARDAKDRDEQATEREITYLKRYLVAKPNDIDVHERLARLICQSAKTNQQIQEGYLVVQDVLRRDSTRDDLRRFSADFAINRLNDFPNAIADIDILLRKYPNEGELKAQKARCLALTQKYEAAATFYGEATQLRPDLVDAYPLWATLLRTELKNEKAADEAVAKMLDKNRGNFRAHLLVAGYWRTFWRLDQDAVRAARPVIESQLNQKIEDKKQDNTKPIKVIKAIDIAIMEAKALAPDELDVIIAASDSLRFQSYELARSPDKKTREEAKGLFAASRNQLKTGLVKHPQSPALYLTLAAREAEQRQEKEPVAVIKEGLAAIPDSAPLMHALVDYQIHAGDVSGATDALTKLKGRGLLPTEVEYYESRIRMLKGEWSEATTGLDYVRNNVPNKPAFGREANLLLGRCYEQLGQLDRQLDAFTRAVPTDTTDTLWVPAMLAVAETENALGKIDASLQTYTKLKDRAPGVWLQISRLRMVKELQAPANKKQGWRETEEALKNAEDILPKTM, from the coding sequence ATGCAACTCAAAATCAACTGGCGATTCCTCGCGAAATTTTCTGCCGTAACCCTTCTGATATTGATTGTGGTTCACTTCACTCACGGCTGGCAGGCGAGTCGTCAGGTCGGGGCATTCCTCCGTCAAGCCGATGCCGCGCGTGACGCCAAAGACCGAGATGAACAGGCAACAGAACGTGAAATCACTTATCTCAAACGTTACCTGGTTGCAAAACCGAATGATATCGACGTTCATGAACGGTTAGCTCGATTGATCTGCCAGTCGGCAAAAACAAATCAGCAGATTCAAGAGGGCTACCTAGTCGTCCAGGACGTTCTGCGCCGCGACTCGACGCGTGACGATCTGCGCAGATTTTCGGCTGATTTTGCAATCAATCGTCTCAACGATTTCCCGAATGCAATCGCCGATATTGATATTCTGCTCCGGAAGTATCCCAACGAGGGCGAGCTCAAGGCACAAAAGGCCCGTTGTTTGGCGCTAACTCAGAAATATGAGGCCGCTGCGACATTCTATGGAGAAGCAACCCAGCTCCGCCCCGATCTTGTCGATGCCTACCCTCTCTGGGCTACACTTCTTCGCACGGAACTCAAGAATGAGAAGGCCGCGGACGAAGCCGTTGCCAAAATGTTGGACAAGAACCGAGGGAACTTTCGCGCGCATTTACTAGTAGCCGGTTACTGGCGCACATTTTGGAGACTCGATCAAGACGCCGTCCGCGCGGCCCGACCTGTTATAGAATCGCAACTGAATCAAAAAATCGAAGATAAAAAGCAAGACAACACTAAACCTATCAAAGTTATCAAGGCAATCGACATCGCAATAATGGAGGCCAAAGCTCTGGCGCCGGACGAACTTGATGTCATCATTGCGGCATCAGACTCGTTGCGGTTCCAGAGTTACGAACTGGCTCGATCCCCGGACAAAAAAACGCGAGAGGAAGCCAAGGGGTTATTTGCGGCATCCCGTAACCAATTGAAAACAGGGCTTGTGAAGCACCCCCAATCGCCCGCACTGTACCTCACGCTCGCGGCTCGGGAAGCAGAACAACGGCAGGAAAAGGAACCGGTTGCGGTTATCAAAGAAGGCCTAGCCGCGATCCCTGACTCGGCGCCCCTTATGCACGCGCTCGTCGACTATCAGATCCACGCGGGAGACGTGTCTGGCGCGACCGACGCGCTCACTAAACTTAAGGGGCGCGGTCTTTTACCTACCGAAGTTGAGTACTACGAATCTCGAATCCGAATGCTAAAGGGCGAATGGTCTGAAGCGACCACAGGTCTCGATTACGTGCGCAACAACGTGCCTAATAAGCCTGCCTTTGGGCGCGAGGCGAATTTGCTGCTCGGACGCTGTTACGAACAGTTGGGACAGCTCGATCGTCAACTTGATGCGTTCACCCGGGCCGTCCCGACGGACACAACCGACACACTTTGGGTTCCCGCGATGCTGGCCGTCGCCGAAACTGAAAACGCTCTCGGAAAAATCGATGCGAGTTTACAGACCTACACCAAACTCAAGGACCGCGCCCCGGGAGTGTGGCTACAGATCTCGCGCCTCCGGATGGTCAAAGAACTCCAAGCGCCCGCTAATAAGAAACAGGGCTGGCGCGAGACCGAAGAAGCACTGAAAAACGCAGAAGACATTCTCCCAAAAACGATGTAG
- a CDS encoding glycosyltransferase family 2 protein has product MDESVPTLSLLIAAHNEEADIEARIKNALALDYPAGKLEIVIASDGSTDATNDIVRKFADRGVRLLAYSLNQGKASVLDKSVPRLNGEIVILSDANTHMEPDVAQRLAAWFLDPDIGVVCGRLVLTDAKTGKNVDGLYWKYETFLKKCESRLGALLGSNGAIYAIRKALFPGIASGTIIDDFVIPLDAKLQSGCRIVYDPDAVAYEETAPTMRAEFRRRVRIGAGGFQSIGMLWPLLSPVHGWVSFTFLSHKVLRWVCPFFLLGMLGANALLLSDPLYASTMGAQAAFYALAAAGNWLPAQPRFLRFFRLPTMFVSMNAALFLGFFRWCLGRQGGTWKRTDRTNEGVSLPEAQPVGSGQ; this is encoded by the coding sequence TTGGATGAATCGGTTCCCACGCTCTCGCTCCTCATCGCCGCTCACAACGAAGAAGCGGACATCGAAGCTCGGATCAAGAATGCGCTCGCGCTGGATTACCCAGCCGGGAAACTCGAAATCGTAATCGCGTCGGACGGCAGCACCGACGCAACAAACGACATCGTCCGGAAGTTCGCAGACCGCGGCGTGCGCCTCTTGGCGTACTCGCTGAACCAGGGCAAGGCGTCGGTTCTCGACAAATCGGTTCCGCGCCTGAACGGGGAGATTGTTATCCTCTCGGACGCAAACACGCACATGGAACCGGACGTGGCCCAGCGGTTGGCGGCGTGGTTCTTGGACCCGGACATCGGGGTCGTGTGCGGGCGTCTCGTCCTGACCGACGCGAAGACCGGCAAAAATGTCGACGGTTTGTATTGGAAGTACGAAACGTTCCTCAAAAAGTGCGAGAGCCGCTTAGGGGCACTGTTGGGCTCCAACGGCGCGATCTACGCCATCCGCAAGGCGCTCTTCCCGGGTATCGCGTCCGGCACGATTATCGACGATTTTGTGATCCCACTCGATGCAAAGTTACAGTCGGGGTGCCGGATCGTGTATGACCCAGACGCCGTTGCCTACGAAGAAACGGCGCCGACGATGCGGGCGGAATTCCGTCGACGGGTGCGAATCGGCGCCGGCGGATTCCAGAGCATCGGGATGTTGTGGCCCTTGCTCTCGCCGGTGCATGGCTGGGTGTCGTTCACGTTCTTGAGCCACAAAGTGCTGCGCTGGGTGTGCCCGTTCTTCCTTTTGGGAATGTTGGGCGCAAACGCCCTGCTCCTCAGCGACCCACTGTACGCGTCGACGATGGGAGCCCAAGCCGCATTCTACGCCCTCGCGGCCGCCGGCAACTGGCTCCCCGCTCAGCCACGGTTCCTCCGGTTTTTTCGGCTCCCAACGATGTTCGTTTCAATGAACGCGGCCCTGTTCCTCGGGTTCTTCCGCTGGTGCCTCGGGCGTCAGGGCGGCACGTGGAAGCGAACGGACCGAACGAATGAGGGCGTGAGCCTTCCTGAAGCTCAGCCCGTCGGTTCCGGGCAATAA
- a CDS encoding serine O-acetyltransferase gives MIRTVQLILSDLRAKAEWCYETRGWKGIIKVLLTDGTPAMIWYRLMQWARRWQLAPLEMFFNRMNTMCCGCIIGRGAEFGAEFVLIHSLGVVINGNVRGGTGVKIEHQVTIGAEKRQSPVLGDNVFVGAGAKIVGAVRLGDGVKIGANAVVLTDIPAGATAVGIPAKVVRIVEPNAIELRQ, from the coding sequence ATGATCCGAACGGTCCAACTCATCCTCTCCGACCTTCGCGCGAAAGCCGAGTGGTGTTATGAAACCCGCGGATGGAAGGGGATTATTAAGGTTCTGCTCACGGACGGTACGCCCGCAATGATCTGGTACCGCCTGATGCAGTGGGCGCGGCGCTGGCAGCTCGCCCCGCTCGAAATGTTCTTCAATCGGATGAATACGATGTGCTGCGGGTGCATCATCGGGCGCGGAGCCGAATTTGGGGCCGAATTTGTCCTGATCCACTCCCTCGGGGTCGTAATTAACGGAAATGTGCGCGGGGGCACAGGAGTCAAGATTGAGCATCAGGTAACGATTGGAGCTGAAAAGCGCCAAAGCCCGGTGCTCGGTGACAACGTGTTTGTGGGTGCGGGGGCCAAAATCGTTGGCGCGGTTCGGCTCGGGGACGGGGTCAAGATCGGCGCCAACGCCGTCGTTCTGACCGACATCCCCGCCGGGGCGACCGCAGTCGGAATTCCTGCAAAAGTAGTTCGGATTGTGGAACCAAACGCGATTGAGCTGCGACAATAG
- a CDS encoding nucleotide sugar dehydrogenase, producing MSASVSQTFAARIRDRQAVIGIIGLGYVGLPLARGFATKGFPVLGFDVDPVKVEKLSRGESYIGHIDAEAIKQMRQNKFAATTDFSRLKEADAIIICVPTPLTDAREPDLTYIVNSVKAIAATLRKGQLVVLESTTYPRTTRDVVLPILNEAGLKAGEDFFLAFSPEREDPGNAHFSTTTIPKVVGGLDPTSLELAASMYRQVIVNVVEVSAPEVAEACKILENTYRAINIALVNELKVLYDRMSIDVWEVIDAAKTKPFGFQAFYPGPGLGGHCIPIDPFYLTWIARKYGLNTRFIELAGEVNTAMPAYVVSKVADALNDAGKPVKGSKVLLLGMAYKKDIDDPRESPGFELLDLLLKKGAKVDYNDPHIPTLPKMRHWPHLKAMESVALTPESLASFDCVLIATDHTAYDYSWIVEHSPLVVDTRNATKKVAAGREKVVKA from the coding sequence ATGAGTGCTTCAGTGTCGCAAACCTTTGCGGCCCGCATCCGTGACCGCCAAGCGGTCATCGGGATCATTGGCCTTGGATACGTCGGGCTTCCGCTCGCCCGCGGATTCGCGACCAAGGGGTTCCCGGTCCTCGGGTTCGATGTCGATCCTGTGAAGGTCGAAAAACTCTCTCGTGGCGAGAGTTACATCGGGCACATCGACGCCGAAGCAATTAAACAGATGCGGCAGAACAAATTCGCTGCCACGACTGACTTCTCGCGTCTCAAGGAGGCGGACGCGATCATCATCTGCGTGCCGACTCCGCTCACCGACGCGCGCGAGCCAGACCTGACCTACATCGTCAACTCCGTGAAGGCGATCGCGGCGACGCTGCGCAAGGGGCAACTCGTCGTGTTGGAGAGCACGACTTACCCGCGCACCACACGCGACGTCGTTCTGCCGATCTTAAACGAAGCCGGGCTCAAAGCCGGGGAGGACTTCTTCCTCGCGTTTAGCCCGGAGCGGGAAGACCCGGGTAACGCTCACTTCTCGACGACCACCATTCCGAAGGTCGTTGGCGGGTTGGATCCGACGAGCCTCGAACTCGCGGCATCCATGTACCGCCAAGTGATTGTGAACGTCGTCGAAGTGTCCGCGCCCGAAGTCGCGGAAGCTTGCAAGATCCTGGAAAACACGTACCGGGCGATCAACATCGCGCTGGTAAACGAACTGAAGGTGCTCTACGACCGCATGAGTATCGACGTGTGGGAAGTGATCGACGCGGCCAAAACCAAGCCGTTCGGTTTCCAGGCGTTTTACCCCGGGCCGGGGTTAGGCGGGCACTGTATCCCGATCGACCCGTTTTACCTCACCTGGATCGCGCGCAAGTACGGGCTCAACACCCGTTTCATCGAACTCGCGGGCGAAGTGAACACGGCGATGCCGGCTTACGTCGTCTCGAAGGTGGCCGACGCACTTAACGACGCAGGCAAGCCGGTTAAGGGAAGCAAGGTGCTGCTGCTCGGAATGGCATACAAAAAGGACATCGACGACCCGCGCGAGTCGCCGGGCTTCGAGTTGCTCGACCTGTTGCTCAAGAAGGGCGCGAAGGTCGACTACAACGATCCGCACATTCCGACCCTACCGAAGATGCGCCACTGGCCACACTTGAAGGCGATGGAAAGCGTCGCTCTCACTCCCGAATCGCTCGCGAGCTTCGATTGCGTTTTGATCGCCACCGACCACACGGCTTACGATTACTCGTGGATCGTGGAGCACAGCCCGCTCGTGGTTGACACTCGCAACGCGACGAAAAAAGTCGCCGCGGGTCGCGAGAAGGTCGTTAAGGCGTAA
- a CDS encoding glycosyltransferase, whose protein sequence is MAPPLTSTATDQRTRNRVLLVTYPFPPVGGAGVQRVTKFVKYLPRHGWDVSVLTVANPSVPLFDDSLAKDIPPDTIITRARSWEPGYALKASVSAGQQGETRARGGVKTFLIGTARRLATLVLQPDPQILWLPGAVADGKRLLRRVRHDAIFASGPPFSTFLLGAALRREAKVPLVLDYRDEWTISNEYWENKRLDPVSRFVQDRMQRKVLRAAQGLIATTRCSAESLATLSRRAGGRARTTWVYNGFDPDDFDVPPARAERELFRLTYTGTLWNLTSVGPLIEAVKRVAATAPDLVGGLELVFAGRRTGPQSELLAGLRGLPCRLVEHPYLDHSAAVELMRGSEALCLLLSELPGAGRVVPAKLFEYMATRRPILTVAPAGEARDLLRGYPGGQFAPGDIEGIAAWLSGAIRDHRASAFSSITESTGSWDSSPFTRANEAGQLADFMNGLLMNR, encoded by the coding sequence GTGGCCCCTCCCTTGACCTCCACAGCCACTGACCAGCGCACGCGCAATCGCGTGCTGTTAGTAACATACCCGTTCCCGCCGGTGGGCGGGGCCGGCGTTCAGCGCGTTACAAAGTTCGTCAAATACTTACCCCGGCACGGCTGGGACGTTTCAGTTCTCACTGTTGCGAACCCGTCCGTCCCCCTTTTCGACGACAGTTTGGCGAAAGATATCCCGCCCGACACCATTATCACCCGGGCGCGATCGTGGGAACCGGGATACGCGCTGAAAGCGTCCGTTTCCGCTGGGCAGCAGGGGGAAACGCGCGCCCGGGGCGGGGTCAAAACGTTCCTCATCGGCACCGCACGTCGGCTCGCCACACTCGTGCTCCAACCCGACCCACAGATCCTCTGGCTGCCCGGGGCTGTGGCCGACGGCAAGCGGTTGCTCCGCCGCGTGCGGCACGACGCGATATTCGCGAGCGGCCCGCCGTTCTCGACGTTCCTCCTCGGGGCTGCTCTGAGGCGCGAGGCGAAGGTGCCGCTCGTTCTCGACTACCGAGACGAGTGGACCATTAGTAACGAGTATTGGGAGAATAAGCGCCTCGACCCGGTCTCGCGCTTTGTTCAGGATCGGATGCAGCGAAAGGTTCTTCGCGCGGCTCAAGGGCTGATTGCGACCACGCGATGTAGCGCGGAATCTCTCGCGACCCTGAGCCGCCGAGCCGGAGGGCGCGCGCGAACCACCTGGGTGTACAACGGGTTCGACCCTGATGACTTCGACGTACCCCCCGCGCGAGCCGAAAGGGAACTATTCCGATTGACGTACACCGGAACGTTGTGGAACCTGACCTCAGTTGGCCCGCTCATTGAAGCTGTAAAACGTGTCGCGGCAACCGCGCCGGATCTGGTGGGCGGACTCGAACTCGTGTTCGCCGGGCGCCGTACCGGTCCGCAGTCCGAATTGCTGGCCGGCCTCCGCGGGCTCCCGTGCCGTCTCGTTGAGCACCCGTACTTGGACCACTCTGCCGCCGTGGAACTCATGCGCGGGAGCGAAGCCCTGTGCCTGCTCCTCAGTGAACTACCCGGCGCCGGGCGCGTGGTTCCCGCGAAACTGTTCGAGTACATGGCGACACGGCGCCCGATTCTTACCGTCGCCCCCGCCGGCGAAGCCCGAGATCTACTACGCGGGTACCCCGGCGGGCAGTTTGCGCCCGGCGACATTGAAGGAATCGCCGCGTGGCTGTCCGGAGCGATCCGGGACCACCGGGCCAGCGCCTTCAGCTCGATCACAGAGAGTACCGGAAGCTGGGATTCCTCCCCGTTCACTCGCGCCAACGAAGCCGGACAGCTCGCCGATTTCATGAACGGGCTTCTCATGAACCGATAA
- a CDS encoding RluA family pseudouridine synthase: MQHLPSPASEVPLLEWLLHALAPMNRTRVKQVLRSGRVAVNGTLITQHDHPVRPGDQITIARDAPTPATDLAGITIVHEDAHLIVIDKPSGLLTVATESEKTDTAFVRLSAHLAARNAGRPFVVHRLDRDTSGLLLFARSAEVRDQLQADWEDVTKTYLAVVEGAPTPARGTIENFLTEGRDLRVRAGRTPGKDAKRAVTRYQMREARGRYVLVEVELETGRKHQIRVHMAGVGCPVAGDKMYGATTDPARRLCLHAWRLAFDHPFSGTRVEAESPFPAALARVVG, encoded by the coding sequence ATGCAGCACCTCCCGTCGCCCGCGTCCGAAGTCCCGCTCCTGGAATGGTTGCTCCACGCACTCGCACCGATGAATCGCACGCGCGTCAAACAGGTACTGCGTTCCGGGCGCGTCGCGGTTAATGGCACTTTAATCACCCAACACGACCACCCGGTGCGCCCGGGTGACCAGATAACCATCGCCCGCGACGCGCCCACTCCGGCCACGGACTTGGCCGGGATCACCATCGTTCACGAGGACGCACACCTCATCGTGATCGACAAGCCCTCCGGTCTGCTCACGGTGGCCACCGAATCGGAGAAGACTGACACCGCGTTTGTGCGGCTGAGTGCGCACCTCGCCGCGCGGAACGCCGGGCGCCCGTTCGTCGTTCACCGGCTCGACCGCGACACGTCCGGGCTGCTCCTCTTCGCCCGTAGCGCCGAGGTTCGTGACCAACTTCAGGCGGACTGGGAGGACGTGACCAAGACCTACCTCGCGGTGGTAGAGGGCGCACCGACACCGGCGCGGGGTACGATCGAGAACTTTCTGACCGAGGGGCGAGATTTGCGTGTGCGCGCGGGCCGCACTCCGGGTAAGGACGCGAAGCGCGCGGTGACGCGGTACCAGATGCGCGAGGCGCGCGGGCGGTACGTGCTCGTGGAGGTAGAACTGGAAACCGGGCGCAAGCACCAGATCCGGGTTCACATGGCCGGGGTGGGGTGCCCGGTCGCGGGCGACAAGATGTACGGCGCGACCACCGATCCCGCACGCCGGCTGTGCCTGCATGCTTGGCGCCTCGCGTTCGACCACCCGTTCAGCGGCACGCGAGTGGAAGCGGAATCACCCTTCCCTGCCGCGCTTGCCCGGGTCGTGGGGTAA